CTGATTTATGTAACGAAATTTGGGTGGTAAGTTGCCACTTACAACAGCAAATAAAACGCCTGATCGAGCGCAACAATTTTACTTTAGCACAAGCACAAGCTCGGATCGATAGCCAAATGCCTCTAGGGGAAAAAATAGCTGCTGCTGACGTAGTTTTAGACAACTCGGCAACTTTAGATTACTTGTATAAACAAATTGATGCTCAACTAATTTCCCGGCAATTATGATATAATTCATTTGCTTTTAGTTTCCTAGAGAATTAGGCGATAAATGTATTTTTTGCAGGACACTAATATCAGAATACCGATCGCTATAGAAATTGTCCGGTCAACCCCGACACAACTTTTGCTCAGAGTTCGCCCAATTTATTTATGGTTAGTGGGAATTTTTGTCGCGATCGCGGCATTATATCTAATTATTTCTTATCGCTATGAAGTCGAACAACTGTGGTTGCTTTATTTGCTTTTAGGTGGTTGGTTGGTTTTAACTTTTCTCTTTCTAATCTCTAGCGAAGTTATAACCTGTCGCTTTGATAAAGTTTTGGGTATGATGACTCTCAAACAAAAAACATTGCTAGGTACTAAAGTTACCAAATACCCACTTTGGGAAATTCGTCAAGTAGGTTTAGACAAATTAGTCTCTTCTTATCGAGTAGTAATCTTATTTCATGACGGTAATTATGTCTTCCTTCCTGGCTATTACAGCAGCGAGAAAAACACTAAACAACACGCCGTTCTCTCTATTGCTAAGTTTCTCAACATCGAGGCTTTGTTTGACTTATCTTTAGCTGTTAAGTCATAAGCGGGTGCGTTAAATAACCCACCCTAGTTACTTAACTTGTTGTCGTTGTCATTATTTCATTATACTTGTCTTTTCCTGCTTGATAATTTTTACTTTCGTAGCCTAAAATATTATGGATAATCCATTTTTGGGGATATCCCTCCTTCAGCAATAAAGAAATTCCTCTTTGCAAAGTTTTTTCTTCGTCCAAAAATTTATTTGCCAACCATTCGCTTGTTTTCGCAAAAGCGGTTTTGTCGTTTTCGGTATGGTAATCAACGTAAATTGCACCTAATAAGGGCTTAAATGGCTTGACGGGAACTACTTCATCTCCTAGTTTAAGTACGGCCAAATCCTGTTTAGTTAGTTGGGAATTGTACTCATTTACCTTTTCTTTTTTGAGCAGATTGTTTGCTAACGAACTTAATCCTTTTTCCTTCATTCCCGGTAAAAGATTGTACAAATATTCGGCAACAATTGCTTTTAACAGAGCATTACCAAGTAATTGCAACTGCTTGTTGTGAGAAAAACGTTCTTTGATATCTTTTTGATAACGCTCTAACAAGGGTGCAATTAAATGTTTATCGATCCATTTTCGAGTTTGGAGATAGCCTCGATCTAGATAAATTGCACCTACTAAAGCTTTGAAGGCACTTGCAAAAGGATTGTTACTTTTTTGACGTAGTTGATACCTTTCTTCTTTGAGTGCTAAAAAAGGGTAAGAAGCGCCTAATTCCATTTGAAACCACAGTTTGGTTAACCTTTCTCCTTCAACCAATTTGTCCCGTAATTTAGAAAGTTTACCAGCTTCTAGATAAGGACAATTACGATATAAGTAGTCAATGCAAGCTAAATTAAGCATTGACTTACCTAAAAATTCTAAGCGTTCGTTGTTTTCTTCGGGTTTTCCAAGTTGTTCTGCGTAAGAGGGATGCGTTAAAGCAAGTCGTAGGTAGTCACTATGTTTAAATTTGATGCCAATTTTACTTTCTACTTGCGACCAGTTGATTTCCATTTTGATACCACTTATACAACAAATTTAGCGATAGTTAAGTTACGATGAGATCGGGATAAAGCCTTGACTGGGAACTGGCGATTACCAATTAACTCTGAATCTATTTTTGGCTTGCATTCACAATTGTAACTGGATTGAGGGGAGAAAAGCGAGTTAGTTGGGCTACTGGGGTTGAACGTGCGATATTTAGTTGTAAAATACGGTAATTCCAATTGCGATTTTGCAACCAATTGAGGGTAAGATTGAGGTGTTCTAAGGTGGCTAAGGCTAAGACTAAAATTCCTTCAGTTAACAGTTTAGTTGCACAAAAATCTAGAATTGACTCTAAGTTGCCGCCGCTCCCGCCGATGAAAATGCGATTTGGGGCGGGTAAATCTGTTAAAATCTTGGGGGCAATACCGTGGAGAGAATAAACGTTATTTACTTGTAAGCGCTGACAGTTTTGTTCGATTAAGGCTTTTCCCATTGCGGTTTTTTCGATCGCGTACACTTGCGAATTTGGACATAAACGCGCTATTTCGATCGCTACCGAGCCGGTACCTGCTCCAATATCCCACACGGTTTGTCCGCATTTTAAGGCTAACTCTCCTAATATTACCAGACGCACTTCTCGTTTGGTCATGAGTCCGGGGCGATCGCGTAAACTTAAAAAGGTTCGATCTGGTAATCCAATTAGCGGTAATTCCTTGACATTTAACTCATTTTGTGCAGTAAGTTCGCCTTTAATTAGAACAACGACATTGAGTTTAGCAAAGGTTTTTCTCTCTAAGGTTTCAGGGGAGTAGCAATTAACATTTTCTTCAGTAGCGCCCAGATTTTCACAGACCCAAAAATCGTAGGAAGTTGGTAAATCGAGAGCTAGATAAAGATTCGCGATCGCGCCGGGCGTATTTTTCCCATCGGTGAGGATAGCAATTTTGTCAATACCTTGTTGTAAAGCTTTACTTAACTCATCGAGGGAACGTCCGTGAGCGCTAATAATTTTAGCATCTTGCCAGGGAACTTTGAGGCGATTAAAAGCTAATTGGACGGAAGATAAATGAGGATGAAAATGCAGTTTTTCTGGTGGTAACTTCGAGAGTAACAAACGTCCCAAACCGAAAAATAAAGGATCGCCAGAGACTAAAATCACAATCGAATCAGAATTATCGAGACGCTGACGAATTTCAGTAATTGCGGTAGTAAAATTTCCCAGAACTAGACGCAGAGCCGGATGTTGAGGAAAATAAGTTAAATGGCGATCGCTACCTACTAATAAAGTCGCCCGCTCGACAATTTCGCGTACACTTTCAGTTAAGCCCGCAGCACCATCCAAACCAATTCCGACCACATTTATTTCACTCATCAGAGTCAAATTCGCTCGCTTCCCAAGCTAAAATAATTAAAGCATTAAGAATAGCTGCGGCAACAGCAGAACCACCTTGACGACCTTGAATAAGAATATGAGGAAGAGAGGTTTCCGCCAAAGCTTGTTTCGACTCTACCACATTCACGAAACCCACAGGCGCACCAATTACAAAAGCAGGTTTTCTAGTTAAATGTGGTAACTGAGAACAAAGTGCAAACAAAGCAGTTGGCGCATTACCAAAAACGTAAATCGCTTGGGGAAAACTGTCAAGACATTGTAATAAACCCGTTTCCGTGCGAGTTTTTCCCGGAATAGCAGTCGGTGCGAGTTCAACTGCGGAAATCAAAGGATTTTGCCAAGTTTTTTTAACTAAAGTAGCCACGCCAATTTTAACCATTGTCACATCAGTAACAATCGGCACAGCTTGACGTAGAGAAGAAATAGCAGAGGCGATCGCACCAGGAGTAAACTGAATTAAGCGGGAATATTCAAAATCCGCCGTAGCGTGAATAACCCGCCGCGCGATCGCGTATTCCGCAGCAGTAAAATTATGTTTGCCAATTTCGCGATCGATAATGGCAAAACTTTGCTGAAGAATAGGATGGTTTAAATCGTTCAAAACTCGATCGCGGGTAAATCCGAATCTCGATAATAACCTGTCATGTTAGCAAATTTACGCAACTCAGCTCGACGGACAGTTAAAATTTGTGCTTCAGCTTCGAGCAATTGGTCATTTAAACTGGTTAAAATTTGTTGGAGACGATCGCGGTCAAGATCGGCAGGAATCGTGCCAAAATAGCCCAAAGTAATATGACCCATAAAAGTATATTGCTGTTCGACACCCAAACCAATTAGACCAGGATTTTGATAAATTGAGCGACGTAATTGGAGGATGCGCGTATAACCCGCTTCATCAACAGGGATAAAACAAACAGCGATCGCGCGAGGTCTAACAGTTAATCCTAGCAAACGCAATTCAATCGGTTTACCAAGACTAACCAACTCCTGAGACTGCTGAAAACTTTCAGCAATGCAATCTCGTAACTCCCGTTCAAAATTAGGATTCTCCTTAAGTGCATCTCGATAAGCACTGTCCCAAATCAAATCTGCTAGCGTCAAGTGAAAACTTTCTGGTGGTACAGTAGCGATCGACCCTGAATCGAGTTGTTCGTGTAATTGGGACTGAACAACCTTTAAATTGCCGTAAATATCGCGATTATACTCATCCTCGCACCAAGGGGGTGTCATAACTGTATAACCCGGAAAATCCACTGGTTGTTCCCCACAAAACTTAGGAGACTCCTGGATATTTTGGAGTTGCCCGCTATAAGCTGAGGGTAGGGTTAGCCGAGCTACTCGATTAAGATAAGTTTGATATGCTTCGTCCAATCTGGTGTGCCTCGCTCTTAGATACTATAAGTAGTTTCTCTTATGCCAATTTACCTTTTCTGGGGGGAAGATGACTTCGCGATCGCCAAAGCTGTTGAGAAACTTCGCAAACAAGTCCTCGATCCCAACTGGTTACAATTTAACTACGAAAAAATTTTCGGCGATCGCCAAGATCGAGTCATTCAAGCATTTGATACTGCTATGACTCCCGTTTTTGGGCTGGGAGGACGTTTAGTTTGGTTAGCTGATACTACCATCTGTCAACATTGTACGGAAGAATTACTCGCGCAATTACAGCGAACTTTACCCGCTCTACCACCAGATTCTCATTTATTGTTCACCACTAGCAAGAAACCCGATAAACGCCTTAAATCTACCAAACTGCTCCAAGAATACGCCCAAATACAAGAATTTAGTTTAATTCCCCCTTGGGAAACTGAGAAACTCTTACAGCAACTCAAGCAACTCTCCGGTGAGTTTAACGTCCAACTTACCCCAAAAGCCGAAAAATTCCTCGCCGAATCTGTGGGTAACGATACCAGACAACTAGCCAGCGAACTCGAAAAATTACAAATCTACGGACAAAATCAGACAGGATCTCTCGATCTCGAGACAGTTTCCAGCTTAGTTACCTCAAATAGCCAGAATAGTTTACACTTAGCAACAGCAATTAAAGAAAAAGACGAAGCTCGTGTCTTAGGGTTAGTCAACGAGTTGCTAAACCGTAACGAACCCGCTTTAAAGATTGTCGCTACCTTAGTTGGACAATTTCGGATTTGGGCGATCGTCAAGCTAATGGTTGAAACGGTCGAAAGAGACGAAAAAAAGATCGCTGCGGTAGCGCAAATTGGCAATCCCAAGCGCATTTACTTTCTGCGTAAAGAAGTCCAAAACCTGAAAGCACGGCAGCTACTCGCTATTTTACCAGTTTTGTTAGACTTAGAAATTAGCTTGAAAACAGGTGCAGAGCCGTTATCTACTTTACAAGCAAAAGCGATCGAAATGTGTCATCTTCTCCGAAAGTAGTGGGGACTGGGGAGGTGGTGACTGGGAGACTAGGGAGAGGGGGAGGAATTAGGGGATAAACTGATAACTTTTAACTGTTCCCTAATCGCTAGTCAATGTTAACTGGTAACTGTTCACTGATAACTGGTAACTGTTCACTGTTAACTGAACCCAATCCAAGGGTCCCCAACTAATACTCGGAACTTCTCACGGCTAACACAGTTCAAACACAATAGAAGATCCAAATTACGGATTTTATTACTTTATAATTCAAGTTGGCACTAATGTTGACTACATTGTTTCCCCGATTTTACTTAAATAAAAAGATTAGCCGTCCGTTAATTGTCGCTTCCTTAGCGACAATGGGCGTAATGTTGGGAATTGTTCCCAGTATTTCGGAACAATCTTTTAGCTTATCTTTCCAAACTTCAGCTTACGCGCAAGAGTTTACCGACCAAGATATACTTAATTATGCGCGAGCAATTTTGGATATGGAATCATTGCGTCAGCAAGCTTACGACGATATCAAGCAAATTATTGGTACTCAACCACCAACAATTGCTTGTAACGATCGCCGGAGTTTGCGTAATCTTCCTCGAGATGCTGAAGCGATCGCTGTCAATTACTG
The Oscillatoria salina IIICB1 genome window above contains:
- the holA gene encoding DNA polymerase III subunit delta, which codes for MPIYLFWGEDDFAIAKAVEKLRKQVLDPNWLQFNYEKIFGDRQDRVIQAFDTAMTPVFGLGGRLVWLADTTICQHCTEELLAQLQRTLPALPPDSHLLFTTSKKPDKRLKSTKLLQEYAQIQEFSLIPPWETEKLLQQLKQLSGEFNVQLTPKAEKFLAESVGNDTRQLASELEKLQIYGQNQTGSLDLETVSSLVTSNSQNSLHLATAIKEKDEARVLGLVNELLNRNEPALKIVATLVGQFRIWAIVKLMVETVERDEKKIAAVAQIGNPKRIYFLRKEVQNLKARQLLAILPVLLDLEISLKTGAEPLSTLQAKAIEMCHLLRK
- a CDS encoding DUF4168 domain-containing protein, with translation MLTTLFPRFYLNKKISRPLIVASLATMGVMLGIVPSISEQSFSLSFQTSAYAQEFTDQDILNYARAILDMESLRQQAYDDIKQIIGTQPPTIACNDRRSLRNLPRDAEAIAVNYCNGSRRIVQSSGLSVSQFNEMTARVQSDSRLKERVQQAMIRLQRR
- a CDS encoding precorrin-8X methylmutase, which encodes MNDLNHPILQQSFAIIDREIGKHNFTAAEYAIARRVIHATADFEYSRLIQFTPGAIASAISSLRQAVPIVTDVTMVKIGVATLVKKTWQNPLISAVELAPTAIPGKTRTETGLLQCLDSFPQAIYVFGNAPTALFALCSQLPHLTRKPAFVIGAPVGFVNVVESKQALAETSLPHILIQGRQGGSAVAAAILNALIILAWEASEFDSDE
- a CDS encoding AKAP7-like phosphoesterase domain-containing protein — its product is MDEAYQTYLNRVARLTLPSAYSGQLQNIQESPKFCGEQPVDFPGYTVMTPPWCEDEYNRDIYGNLKVVQSQLHEQLDSGSIATVPPESFHLTLADLIWDSAYRDALKENPNFERELRDCIAESFQQSQELVSLGKPIELRLLGLTVRPRAIAVCFIPVDEAGYTRILQLRRSIYQNPGLIGLGVEQQYTFMGHITLGYFGTIPADLDRDRLQQILTSLNDQLLEAEAQILTVRRAELRKFANMTGYYRDSDLPAIEF
- the cbiE gene encoding precorrin-6y C5,15-methyltransferase (decarboxylating) subunit CbiE translates to MSEINVVGIGLDGAAGLTESVREIVERATLLVGSDRHLTYFPQHPALRLVLGNFTTAITEIRQRLDNSDSIVILVSGDPLFFGLGRLLLSKLPPEKLHFHPHLSSVQLAFNRLKVPWQDAKIISAHGRSLDELSKALQQGIDKIAILTDGKNTPGAIANLYLALDLPTSYDFWVCENLGATEENVNCYSPETLERKTFAKLNVVVLIKGELTAQNELNVKELPLIGLPDRTFLSLRDRPGLMTKREVRLVILGELALKCGQTVWDIGAGTGSVAIEIARLCPNSQVYAIEKTAMGKALIEQNCQRLQVNNVYSLHGIAPKILTDLPAPNRIFIGGSGGNLESILDFCATKLLTEGILVLALATLEHLNLTLNWLQNRNWNYRILQLNIARSTPVAQLTRFSPLNPVTIVNASQK
- a CDS encoding ribonuclease III domain-containing protein; amino-acid sequence: MEINWSQVESKIGIKFKHSDYLRLALTHPSYAEQLGKPEENNERLEFLGKSMLNLACIDYLYRNCPYLEAGKLSKLRDKLVEGERLTKLWFQMELGASYPFLALKEERYQLRQKSNNPFASAFKALVGAIYLDRGYLQTRKWIDKHLIAPLLERYQKDIKERFSHNKQLQLLGNALLKAIVAEYLYNLLPGMKEKGLSSLANNLLKKEKVNEYNSQLTKQDLAVLKLGDEVVPVKPFKPLLGAIYVDYHTENDKTAFAKTSEWLANKFLDEEKTLQRGISLLLKEGYPQKWIIHNILGYESKNYQAGKDKYNEIMTTTTS